The following coding sequences lie in one Bacteroides helcogenes P 36-108 genomic window:
- a CDS encoding acyloxyacyl hydrolase — translation MENKIQTWKMATLFVMILFLPDITYAQKLRSDSYPERATDTASFVRHFIHRLEIEGRAGYIFPTNPFLKGQNLQMKELKNVYTGHLKYSFKLRPHTAASHTYIDAYQGIGLGYFNFGNRQELGSPVALYLFQGGNIAKFSPRLSLNYEWNFGISAGWKPYDEYTNPENKVVGSNVNAYLNANIYLNWVLSPKFDLMIGATGSHFSNGNTQYPNSGLNTVDCKIGLAYNFNRIKEELGKNRKYLTAPHFPRHISYDLTLFGSWRKKAVNVPGGQVPAPGTYPVFGFNLAPMYNLGYKFRAGVALDGVYDSSANINAESNTDQFHTPPAGRQLALGLSARGEFVMPYFTIGIGFGANVLHGGGDMKSFYQILALKIDVSRNSFLHIGYNLRDLHEPNYLMLGIGYRFNNRRPIFH, via the coding sequence ATGGAAAATAAGATACAGACTTGGAAGATGGCAACCCTTTTTGTAATGATACTCTTCCTGCCTGATATTACATACGCACAGAAACTGAGATCCGATAGTTATCCGGAAAGAGCAACCGATACGGCTTCATTTGTACGACATTTCATCCATCGGTTGGAAATAGAAGGCCGTGCTGGTTATATTTTTCCGACCAATCCTTTTCTGAAAGGACAGAATCTTCAAATGAAGGAGCTGAAAAACGTCTATACCGGTCATTTGAAATATTCGTTTAAACTCCGGCCACATACTGCTGCCAGCCATACATACATAGACGCCTACCAAGGTATAGGATTGGGATATTTCAATTTCGGCAATCGGCAAGAGCTGGGAAGCCCTGTCGCACTCTATTTATTTCAAGGAGGAAATATTGCCAAGTTCTCTCCCCGATTATCACTCAACTATGAATGGAATTTCGGTATTTCGGCAGGATGGAAGCCTTATGATGAATACACTAATCCGGAAAACAAAGTCGTTGGTTCGAATGTCAATGCTTATCTCAATGCCAATATCTATCTGAATTGGGTGCTTTCACCCAAATTCGATTTAATGATAGGAGCTACAGGAAGCCACTTTTCCAATGGAAACACCCAATATCCCAATTCGGGCCTGAACACAGTAGATTGCAAAATAGGGCTGGCGTATAACTTCAACCGCATAAAAGAGGAATTGGGAAAAAACCGGAAATATCTTACAGCACCACACTTTCCTCGTCATATCAGCTACGATCTGACCCTATTCGGTTCATGGCGCAAGAAAGCTGTAAATGTCCCCGGCGGGCAAGTCCCTGCACCCGGCACTTATCCCGTATTCGGTTTTAATTTAGCGCCGATGTATAACCTCGGGTATAAATTCCGGGCAGGCGTAGCATTGGATGGAGTGTATGACAGCAGCGCCAATATCAATGCAGAATCCAATACCGACCAGTTTCACACTCCACCAGCCGGCAGACAACTGGCTCTTGGTCTATCTGCACGCGGAGAATTTGTAATGCCTTACTTTACCATAGGCATAGGGTTCGGCGCCAATGTATTGCATGGCGGCGGTGACATGAAATCTTTCTATCAGATATTGGCTTTGAAAATAGACGTATCACGCAACTCATTCCTACATATTGGATACAACCTCAGAGATCTCCACGAACCTAACTATCTGATGTTAGGCATCGGCTACCGCTTTAACAATAGACGTCCAATTTTTCATTAA
- a CDS encoding DUF6291 domain-containing protein yields the protein MSELSDADKLIMYEAISDYSLDMVEPNLTGFPKALFSIIRPIIDANWRRYNNGCKGGAPTGNSNNSSGRKGKRTNQEPTEKQPNVNDKSSIGKSFRFSKPTFKDVEEYIYEQKYSIDAQSFIDYYDANGWRVGKNPMKDWRAAVRTWQRNQKRQKMNKGDIGVILHNDNIDKFKDEHKNLW from the coding sequence ATGAGCGAACTGTCTGATGCCGATAAGCTGATAATGTATGAGGCAATTTCCGATTATAGTCTTGATATGGTAGAGCCTAATTTAACTGGATTTCCTAAGGCTTTGTTTTCAATTATCCGACCTATTATTGATGCAAATTGGCGAAGGTATAACAACGGCTGCAAAGGTGGTGCTCCTACCGGAAATTCTAACAATTCCAGTGGGAGAAAAGGAAAAAGGACTAACCAAGAACCAACCGAAAAACAACCTAATGTAAATGATAAATCATCTATTGGAAAATCATTCCGATTTTCCAAACCAACATTCAAAGATGTAGAAGAATATATTTATGAACAGAAATATTCAATCGATGCACAATCATTCATAGACTACTACGATGCCAACGGATGGCGAGTAGGGAAAAACCCAATGAAAGATTGGCGAGCGGCGGTAAGAACATGGCAGCGAAATCAGAAACGGCAGAAGATGAATAAGGGGGATATCGGGGTAATCCTACACAACGACAACATAGACAAATTCAAAGACGAACATAAAAACTTATGGTAA
- a CDS encoding regulatory protein RecX, translating to MIEITETEALNRVAAYCAASEHCRAEIAEKLQRWGIAYDVIDRILKRLEEEKYIDEERFCRAFVRDKYRFAKWGKVKIGQALQLKKISSSVYYSYLNDIDEEEYLSILRDLLISKRKSIHAENDFELNGKLMRFALSRGFEMKDIRRCIDISDENESSE from the coding sequence ATGATTGAAATAACCGAAACAGAAGCCTTGAACCGGGTAGCGGCCTATTGTGCTGCTTCAGAGCATTGCCGGGCAGAAATAGCAGAAAAGTTGCAACGGTGGGGGATAGCCTATGATGTCATAGACCGTATTTTGAAGCGTTTGGAGGAAGAAAAGTATATTGACGAAGAACGCTTTTGTCGTGCCTTTGTTCGTGATAAATACCGCTTTGCCAAGTGGGGAAAGGTAAAGATAGGGCAGGCCTTGCAATTGAAAAAAATATCTTCCTCGGTTTATTATTCTTATCTTAATGATATAGACGAAGAAGAATATCTTTCCATCTTACGTGATTTGTTGATCTCAAAACGGAAAAGTATCCATGCGGAGAATGATTTTGAATTAAACGGGAAATTAATGCGTTTTGCTTTGAGCCGCGGATTTGAAATGAAAGATATACGTCGTTGTATCGACATTTCCGATGAAAATGAGTCTTCTGAGTGA
- a CDS encoding helix-turn-helix domain-containing protein, whose product MIDRLMIKDAMKRNGTSVNEVADKMGISRVTLSTHINGNPSTEILLRIADAIGCPITELFEHPKKDTLSITCPNCGKDINIKVE is encoded by the coding sequence ATGATAGATAGATTAATGATTAAAGACGCTATGAAGCGTAACGGCACATCTGTAAATGAAGTGGCAGATAAAATGGGAATATCACGTGTGACGTTGAGCACTCACATTAACGGCAATCCATCTACAGAGATTCTTTTGAGGATAGCGGATGCAATAGGTTGCCCGATAACAGAACTGTTTGAGCATCCAAAGAAAGACACCCTATCAATCACCTGCCCCAACTGCGGAAAGGATATTAATATTAAAGTGGAATAA
- a CDS encoding helix-turn-helix domain-containing protein encodes MDEQIKQIAERLRGLRDVLELTAEDIARDCDLSAEEYRLAETGEFDISVSMLQKIARHYGVALDALMFGEEPKMSSYFLTRAGKGTSIERTKAYKYQSLAAGFINRSADPFIVTVEPKPDNEPMHYNSHAGQEFNLVLEGRMMLCIDGKELILNEGDSLYFNSKLPHGMKALDGKTVKFLAVIM; translated from the coding sequence ATGGACGAACAGATTAAACAAATTGCCGAGCGCCTGCGCGGATTGCGTGACGTACTGGAGCTTACTGCCGAAGACATTGCCCGCGACTGCGACCTCTCTGCTGAAGAATACCGCCTTGCCGAAACCGGAGAATTCGATATCTCTGTCAGCATGCTGCAAAAGATTGCCCGCCACTACGGTGTCGCATTGGATGCACTGATGTTTGGCGAAGAGCCCAAAATGAGCTCCTACTTCCTGACACGTGCCGGAAAAGGAACAAGCATCGAGCGCACCAAAGCCTACAAGTATCAGTCGTTGGCAGCAGGTTTCATCAACCGTAGCGCCGACCCGTTTATCGTTACCGTGGAGCCGAAACCGGACAATGAACCGATGCACTACAACAGCCATGCCGGACAAGAGTTCAACCTCGTGCTGGAAGGGCGAATGATGCTGTGCATCGATGGCAAAGAGTTAATACTGAATGAGGGAGACAGCCTGTACTTCAACTCCAAACTGCCCCACGGAATGAAGGCACTGGACGGAAAGACCGTGAAATTCCTGGCAGTCATTATGTAA
- the argH gene encoding argininosuccinate lyase has product MTQKLWEKSVRVNKDIERFTVGRDREMDLYLAKHDVLGSMAHITMLESIGLLTKEELEQLLAELKNIYVSAERGEFVIEEGVEDVHSQVELMLTRSLGDVGKKIHSGRSRNDQVLLDLKLFTRAQIKEIAEAVEQLFHVLLMQSERYKNVLMPGYTHLQIAMPSSFGLWFGAYAESLVDDMLFLQAAFKMCNRNPLGSAAGYGSSFPLNRTMTTNLLGFDSLNYNVVYAQMGRGKMERNVAFALASIAGTISKLAFDACLFNSQNFGFVKLPDDCTTGSSIMPHKKNPDVFELTRAKCNKLQSLPQQIMMIANNLPSGYFRDLQIIKEVFLPAFQELKDCLQMTTYIMNEIKVNEHILDDDKYLLIFSVEEVNRLAREGMPFRDAYKKVGLDIEAGHFSHAKEVHHTHEGSIGNLCNDEISALMQQIVDGFNFHGMEAAEKKLLGR; this is encoded by the coding sequence GTGACTCAGAAACTTTGGGAGAAATCCGTTCGGGTAAACAAGGATATTGAACGCTTTACGGTAGGACGTGATCGTGAGATGGATCTTTATTTGGCAAAGCATGACGTGCTGGGTTCGATGGCACACATCACGATGCTTGAGAGCATCGGCTTGCTGACTAAGGAAGAGTTGGAGCAGTTGCTTGCGGAGTTGAAGAATATTTATGTTTCTGCCGAACGGGGAGAATTCGTGATAGAAGAAGGGGTGGAAGACGTGCATTCGCAGGTGGAATTAATGTTGACACGCAGCTTGGGGGATGTCGGCAAGAAAATTCACAGTGGGCGTTCACGTAATGATCAAGTGCTGCTTGATCTGAAGCTTTTTACCCGTGCGCAGATAAAGGAAATAGCGGAGGCGGTAGAACAATTGTTTCATGTACTTCTGATGCAGAGTGAGCGTTATAAGAATGTCTTGATGCCGGGATATACTCATTTGCAGATTGCTATGCCCTCGTCTTTCGGACTTTGGTTTGGGGCGTATGCGGAAAGCTTGGTGGATGATATGTTGTTTTTGCAGGCTGCCTTCAAGATGTGCAATCGCAATCCGTTAGGATCGGCGGCAGGTTACGGTTCTTCTTTTCCGTTAAACCGTACTATGACTACTAATCTTTTGGGATTTGACTCTTTGAACTATAATGTTGTGTATGCTCAGATGGGGCGTGGTAAGATGGAACGTAACGTGGCTTTTGCCTTGGCAAGCATTGCCGGAACAATTTCCAAACTGGCTTTCGATGCATGCCTGTTCAATAGCCAGAACTTTGGTTTTGTGAAGTTGCCGGATGATTGTACTACCGGTTCCAGTATTATGCCGCATAAGAAGAATCCTGATGTTTTTGAACTGACACGTGCCAAATGCAACAAGTTGCAATCATTGCCACAACAGATTATGATGATTGCCAATAACCTTCCTTCCGGTTATTTCCGTGATCTACAGATTATAAAGGAGGTATTTTTACCGGCGTTTCAAGAGTTGAAAGATTGCTTGCAGATGACTACCTATATCATGAATGAGATTAAGGTGAATGAGCATATTTTGGATGACGATAAATATCTGCTTATTTTCAGTGTGGAGGAGGTGAATCGCCTGGCTCGTGAAGGTATGCCTTTCCGTGATGCCTATAAAAAGGTAGGGCTTGATATTGAAGCCGGACATTTCTCGCACGCCAAAGAAGTACATCATACCCATGAAGGCAGTATTGGAAATCTTTGCAATGATGAAATCTCTGCATTGATGCAGCAAATTGTAGATGGTTTTAACTTTCATGGAATGGAAGCCGCAGAAAAAAAATTACTGGGACGATAG
- a CDS encoding helix-turn-helix transcriptional regulator: MKISELVSCGANVQLVVNALELKEFFEELKIISEPKEEKKEKYLRVEEVIEMLHVDRSTLWRWNREEYLKTLKIGGKVRYRLSEVEQLMK; encoded by the coding sequence ATGAAAATAAGCGAATTAGTAAGTTGTGGCGCAAATGTGCAATTAGTGGTAAATGCACTTGAATTGAAAGAATTTTTTGAGGAATTGAAAATTATTTCCGAGCCAAAGGAAGAGAAAAAAGAGAAGTATCTTCGAGTAGAAGAAGTAATAGAAATGCTCCACGTTGACCGCTCAACTTTGTGGCGATGGAATCGCGAGGAATATCTGAAAACATTAAAGATAGGTGGAAAAGTGAGATACCGATTATCTGAGGTTGAACAATTGATGAAATGA
- the prmC gene encoding peptide chain release factor N(5)-glutamine methyltransferase — translation MNLTTQHIRTELERCYSAQEAACLSRIICCEMLGQSTVDYYLGKDMILSLKEKQELDGILSRLRDFEPIQYVQGTTSFLGRTFRVAPGVLIPRPETEELVEIMLKEIPADARILDIGTGSGCIAVSLSKGLPCAQVVAWDISEEALATAHRNNDALQASVQFALCDVLTCCPDQEDRYDVIVSNPPYVLEKEKLQMERNVLDWEPSLALFVPDTDPLLFYRRIAELGQKLLVAGGKLYFEINRAFGEATVAMLGGQGYANAHILKDISGNDRFVIAER, via the coding sequence ATGAACCTTACGACTCAACATATCCGTACTGAATTGGAACGATGCTATTCCGCGCAGGAAGCCGCTTGCCTCTCACGTATCATTTGCTGTGAGATGTTGGGGCAGAGCACGGTCGATTATTACCTGGGCAAAGATATGATTTTATCTTTAAAGGAAAAACAGGAATTGGATGGCATTCTTTCCCGTTTGCGTGATTTTGAACCGATACAATATGTACAGGGAACCACCAGCTTTTTGGGGCGTACATTTAGGGTTGCTCCCGGTGTGCTGATTCCTCGTCCGGAGACGGAAGAATTGGTGGAGATAATGCTGAAAGAAATACCGGCCGATGCACGTATTCTTGATATCGGGACAGGCAGTGGCTGTATTGCGGTTTCTTTGTCAAAGGGACTGCCTTGTGCACAAGTGGTGGCTTGGGACATTTCGGAGGAAGCGCTTGCCACAGCTCACCGGAACAACGATGCTTTGCAGGCTTCCGTACAGTTTGCTTTATGCGATGTGCTGACTTGTTGCCCGGATCAAGAGGATCGTTATGACGTAATAGTCAGTAATCCTCCTTATGTTTTGGAAAAAGAGAAGCTGCAAATGGAACGTAATGTGTTGGATTGGGAACCCTCTTTGGCTTTGTTTGTTCCTGATACAGACCCGCTTCTCTTTTATCGCCGCATCGCCGAACTCGGACAGAAGTTACTGGTGGCGGGAGGTAAACTTTATTTTGAAATAAACCGGGCTTTTGGAGAAGCTACTGTTGCCATGCTTGGCGGGCAGGGCTATGCAAATGCCCATATATTAAAAGATATTTCCGGTAATGACCGGTTTGTAATTGCAGAACGATGA
- a CDS encoding helix-turn-helix domain-containing protein — translation MRTNNHQIVDYDVVLDAKFGKEGTPQRIQAEEDAYNFYTGQILLDARKEAKVTQSELAKRINSTKSYISRIENGDITPSVGVFYRIIDALGLRIDIVRPIM, via the coding sequence ATGCGGACAAATAATCATCAAATAGTGGATTACGATGTAGTTCTCGATGCCAAGTTCGGCAAAGAAGGAACTCCCCAACGCATACAAGCGGAGGAAGATGCTTACAATTTCTATACGGGGCAAATCCTTCTTGACGCACGTAAGGAAGCTAAGGTAACACAATCGGAACTTGCCAAGCGTATCAATTCAACCAAATCTTATATATCACGTATTGAGAACGGAGATATAACGCCAAGTGTAGGCGTGTTCTACCGTATCATTGATGCTCTCGGTTTGAGGATTGATATTGTTAGACCAATCATGTGA
- a CDS encoding type II toxin-antitoxin system RelE/ParE family toxin, with amino-acid sequence MKRSIRTYGGYFEDFMKTLKEKEQEKIQYGLLLLKTQDRLPKKFVKLVKEGLYELRTEYNGNIYRVFFIFDNGQIVILFNGFQKKTQKTPSNEIEKALKIKEEYYADK; translated from the coding sequence ATGAAACGTAGCATAAGAACATACGGGGGATATTTTGAGGATTTTATGAAAACCTTGAAAGAAAAGGAGCAAGAAAAAATACAATACGGATTGCTTCTTCTGAAAACGCAAGACAGACTGCCAAAGAAGTTTGTGAAACTTGTAAAAGAAGGGCTTTATGAACTCCGTACAGAATACAATGGAAACATTTACCGGGTGTTCTTTATATTCGATAACGGGCAGATAGTCATTCTTTTCAATGGCTTCCAAAAGAAAACCCAAAAGACACCATCAAACGAAATAGAAAAAGCATTAAAAATAAAGGAGGAATATTATGCGGACAAATAA
- a CDS encoding polyketide cyclase, which produces MTKFESGVKVITASQEAVYEKLADLNNLEKIKDRLPEDKVKNLSFDADSMTVEVAPVGKITLQIVEKEPCKCIKFGTTTSPLPFNLWVQIVPVTDMECKMKLTIGLELNPFMKAMVQKPLQEGLEKMADMLAMIQY; this is translated from the coding sequence ATGACGAAATTTGAGAGTGGGGTGAAAGTGATTACAGCTTCGCAAGAGGCTGTTTATGAGAAACTTGCTGATCTGAATAATTTGGAGAAAATAAAAGATCGACTGCCGGAGGATAAGGTGAAAAATCTGAGTTTTGATGCTGATAGCATGACTGTCGAGGTAGCTCCCGTAGGAAAAATTACTTTGCAGATTGTAGAGAAAGAACCTTGTAAATGCATTAAGTTCGGAACAACTACCTCGCCACTGCCATTCAATTTGTGGGTGCAGATTGTACCCGTCACCGATATGGAATGCAAAATGAAACTGACTATCGGTTTGGAATTGAATCCGTTTATGAAGGCCATGGTGCAGAAACCGTTGCAAGAGGGATTGGAGAAAATGGCGGATATGCTGGCCATGATACAATATTAA
- a CDS encoding AMP-binding protein produces MVERFLAQTSFTSQEDFIKNLKINVPENFNFGYDVVDAWATEEPEKKALLWTNDKGEHHQYTFSALKTETDRTAAYFQSLGIGKGDMVMLVLKRRVEFWFSIIALHKLGAVVIPATHLLTKKDIVYRCNAADIKMIVCAGEEIITKHIMDALPQSPSLKTMVSIGPDVPDGFENFHRGVENAPAFVKPEHPNTNEDTMLMYFTSGTTGEPKMVAHDFTYPLGHIVTASFWHNLHRDSLHLTIADTGWGKAVWGKLYGQMIAGANIFVYDHEKFTPADILGKIHDYHITSLCAPPTIYRFLIKEDISKYDLSSLEYCTTAGEALNFSVYETFKKITGLRLMEGFGQTETTLTLGTFPWMEPKPGSMGVPNPQYNIDLLTPDGRSAEDGEQGQIVIRTDKGKPLGLFKEYYRASELTEDAWHDGIYYTGDVAWRDEDGYYWFVGRADDVIKSSGYRIGPFEVESALMTHPAVVECAITGVPDEIRGQVVKATIVLAKNYKTQAGEDLIKELQNHVKKVTAPYKYPRVIEFVNELPKTISGKIRRVEIRKNDEKQ; encoded by the coding sequence ATGGTAGAAAGATTTTTAGCACAAACGTCCTTCACTTCTCAAGAGGACTTTATCAAAAACTTAAAGATAAACGTACCGGAGAATTTCAACTTCGGCTACGATGTAGTAGATGCCTGGGCAACGGAAGAACCTGAGAAAAAAGCTCTGCTCTGGACCAACGATAAAGGCGAGCACCACCAATACACCTTCTCCGCCCTCAAGACCGAAACCGACCGTACCGCCGCCTACTTCCAAAGTTTGGGGATCGGCAAAGGTGACATGGTAATGCTCGTCCTAAAGCGTCGTGTAGAGTTTTGGTTCAGCATCATCGCCCTGCACAAACTCGGTGCGGTGGTTATTCCCGCCACTCACCTGCTGACAAAAAAAGACATCGTATATCGCTGCAATGCCGCCGACATCAAGATGATAGTCTGCGCCGGCGAAGAAATCATCACCAAGCATATCATGGACGCCCTGCCACAGTCTCCCAGTCTGAAGACAATGGTCAGCATCGGCCCCGACGTGCCGGATGGCTTCGAGAACTTCCACCGGGGAGTGGAAAACGCTCCCGCCTTTGTGAAACCCGAACATCCCAACACCAATGAGGACACCATGCTGATGTACTTCACCAGCGGTACTACAGGTGAGCCCAAGATGGTGGCGCACGACTTCACTTATCCCCTGGGACACATTGTCACCGCCAGCTTCTGGCACAACCTGCACCGTGACAGCCTGCATCTCACCATTGCCGACACCGGCTGGGGAAAGGCAGTATGGGGAAAACTCTACGGACAGATGATAGCCGGCGCCAACATCTTCGTCTATGACCACGAGAAATTTACACCCGCCGACATATTGGGCAAGATACACGATTACCACATCACCTCGCTCTGTGCACCGCCTACCATCTACCGTTTCCTCATCAAAGAAGACATCAGCAAGTATGACCTGTCTTCATTGGAATATTGCACCACCGCCGGCGAAGCACTCAACTTTTCCGTCTATGAGACCTTCAAGAAGATAACCGGCCTGCGCCTGATGGAAGGCTTCGGGCAGACAGAAACTACTCTTACCCTCGGCACTTTCCCATGGATGGAACCGAAGCCGGGAAGCATGGGAGTGCCCAATCCACAATACAACATCGATCTGCTGACACCCGACGGACGTTCTGCTGAAGACGGAGAGCAAGGGCAAATCGTCATCCGCACGGACAAAGGCAAACCGCTGGGTCTCTTCAAAGAATACTACCGTGCCTCTGAACTGACCGAAGATGCCTGGCATGACGGCATCTATTATACGGGCGATGTGGCATGGCGCGACGAAGACGGTTACTACTGGTTCGTAGGCCGTGCCGATGATGTTATTAAGAGCAGTGGCTACCGCATCGGTCCGTTCGAAGTAGAGAGCGCCCTGATGACACACCCTGCCGTGGTGGAATGCGCCATTACCGGAGTACCTGACGAAATTCGCGGGCAAGTGGTAAAAGCCACCATAGTATTGGCAAAGAATTACAAAACACAAGCAGGCGAAGATCTCATCAAGGAGTTGCAGAACCATGTAAAAAAGGTGACGGCTCCCTACAAGTATCCGCGTGTCATCGAGTTTGTGAATGAACTGCCGAAAACGATCAGCGGTAAAATCCGCCGCGTAGAAATCCGTAAGAACGACGAAAAACAGTAG
- a CDS encoding ORF6N domain-containing protein, producing the protein MEIAVIQNKIYEIRGQKVMLDKDLAELYQVEVRVLNQSVKRNIKRFPSDFMFQLSEDEWGNLKSQFVTSSWGGTRKLPFAFTEQGLAMLSGVLNSDIAISVNISIMRAFVAIRKALPQVNTNKELEELKQRVKELEDSSEDTLAAINDLSEDTRKELDDIYMALTELSEKKKLPNRNAIGYVAIQERRKEE; encoded by the coding sequence ATGGAAATAGCAGTAATCCAAAACAAGATTTACGAGATAAGAGGTCAGAAAGTAATGTTGGATAAAGATTTGGCAGAGCTTTACCAAGTAGAAGTAAGAGTGTTAAACCAATCAGTAAAGAGAAATATAAAAAGGTTTCCGTCCGACTTCATGTTTCAGCTATCAGAAGATGAATGGGGAAACTTGAAATCACAATTTGTGACTTCAAGCTGGGGCGGTACTCGTAAACTTCCCTTTGCCTTTACTGAACAAGGATTGGCAATGCTATCGGGCGTTCTAAACAGCGACATAGCAATAAGCGTGAACATATCAATAATGAGAGCCTTTGTAGCCATTCGCAAGGCACTTCCACAAGTCAACACAAACAAGGAGTTGGAGGAACTTAAACAGCGTGTCAAAGAATTGGAAGATAGCAGCGAAGATACCTTAGCGGCTATCAACGACCTATCAGAAGACACTCGTAAAGAACTTGATGATATTTACATGGCTCTCACTGAACTTTCTGAAAAGAAGAAGCTGCCTAACCGTAATGCAATCGGGTATGTGGCGATACAAGAAAGAAGAAAAGAAGAATAA
- the pyrE gene encoding orotate phosphoribosyltransferase, translated as MKTLERLFAEKLLKIKAIKLQPANPFTWASGWKSPFYCDNRKTLSYPSLRNFVKIEITRLILERFGQVDAIAGVATGAIPQGALVADALNLPFVYVRSTPKDHGLENLIEGELRPGMKVVVVEDLISTGGSSLKAVEAIRRDGCEVIGMVAAYTYGFPIAEKAFKDAKVPLVTLTNYEAVMEVALRTGYIEEEDVETLNEWRKDPAHWETGK; from the coding sequence ATGAAAACTTTAGAAAGATTGTTTGCAGAAAAGTTGCTGAAAATTAAAGCGATTAAACTACAACCGGCAAATCCTTTTACTTGGGCATCCGGCTGGAAATCTCCGTTTTATTGTGATAACCGCAAAACCCTTTCTTATCCTTCTCTCCGTAATTTTGTAAAGATAGAGATTACGCGTCTGATTTTGGAACGTTTCGGACAGGTAGATGCTATTGCAGGCGTAGCGACCGGGGCTATCCCTCAGGGAGCTTTGGTAGCCGATGCATTGAACCTGCCGTTTGTATATGTGCGCTCCACTCCGAAAGACCATGGACTGGAGAATTTGATTGAAGGTGAACTTCGCCCCGGCATGAAAGTCGTGGTGGTAGAAGATTTGATCTCTACCGGTGGTAGTAGCTTGAAGGCTGTAGAAGCAATCAGACGTGACGGGTGTGAGGTTATCGGCATGGTTGCCGCCTACACTTATGGTTTCCCCATTGCCGAAAAAGCTTTCAAGGATGCCAAAGTACCTTTGGTTACGCTGACGAATTACGAAGCGGTGATGGAGGTTGCTTTGCGTACGGGATATATCGAGGAGGAAGATGTGGAAACGCTGAACGAATGGCGTAAAGATCCTGCGCATTGGGAAACCGGAAAATAA